The Delphinus delphis chromosome 10, mDelDel1.2, whole genome shotgun sequence genome includes a region encoding these proteins:
- the C10H6orf52 gene encoding putative uncharacterized protein C6orf52 homolog: MAEQESFAGFGIAQQNNYYWYWQSFPSALRVKPDFHSCQGYPFGNWYEQQHSYYPPSGYSCGYGTDGNGPNLYSVCETSGYPVETSLTPKETTALAENQDEDSLEDPNLHLNIEELNKEFMVESEELYDTLMNCHWQPLDTVHSEIPDETPQKQDVH, encoded by the exons ATGGCTGAACAAGAGAGTTTTGCAGGTTTCGGCATAGCGCAACAAAATAATTATTACTGGTACTGGCAAAG TTTCCCTTCTGCTCTCAGAGTGAAGCCAGACTTCCATTCCTGCCAGGGTTACCCCTTTGGCAACTGGTACGAGCAACAGCACAGCTATTATCCTCCTTCTGGCTATAGCTGTGGCTATGGAACGGATGGAAATGGACCCAACCTTTATTCTGTGTGTGAGACCTCCGGATACCCAGTTGAAACTTCGCTTACACCCAAG GAAACCACAGCTCTGGCTGAAAACCAAGATGAAGATTCACTAGAAG ATCCAAATCTTCATTTGAATATTGAGGAGTTAAACAAAGAATTTATGGTGGAAAGTGAAGAGCTCTATGACACTCTCATGAATTGCCACTGGCAGCCTCTGGATACAGTTCACTCTGAAATCCCAGATGAGACCCCCCAAAAGCAAGATGTTCATTAA